CTGGATGCCTTATTAACTAACTGTCCCTGTTCATCAATCTCTATAACAACAAAATCACTTGGTGAGCTTTTAATAGTGCCATGAAATCCAATATGATCagtaataaaacacaaagaactaAACCGGATTCTAAAAGCTGCATCTTCTTCCATTCTTAAACAACCATGcctacaaaagaaacaaagaggcaGTCAGTTACCCAAAAGTTAcagataacaaaaaagaaatatatttgcatgacttttctttctcctttcaatcCTGGTCCCCTTAAAAgacaatttatttctaaatatcatGTGCATTTTGACTTTCCTATACCCAGATGAACTAACAGGCAATCTTTCTATTGTGTAACTGATGAGTTGCAACTTTACTTTCACCCATTCCAAGGTTTCCTTTATTATCCAGTATTAAAATGGGTCAGTTTCAAGTCtgctttaaaaataccatttgtatttaaaaaaataataataccaccaTTTGTAATCAAGacactacctcacacctgtcagaatggttagcATTAACAACTAAGCAACAActgatgttggtgaggatgtggagaaagaggatctcttgtGCACTGCTgctacagccactctggaaaacagtgtggaggttcctcaaaaaattaaaaatagaactaccctatgagccagcaattgcactactaggtatttatccaaggaatacaggtgtgttgtttcaaaggggcacatgcaccccaatgtttatagcactatcaacagtagccaaagtatggaaagagcccaaatgtccatcgacggataaatggataaagaagatgtgatatatacacacatacaatggagtatttactcagcaatcagaaagaatgaaatcttttgatttgcaactatgtggatggaactagagggtattatgctaaactaaattagtcagagaaagacaaatatcatataactttacttatatgaagactttaagatacaaaacagatgaacataagggaagggaagcaaaaataatacaaaaacagggagggggacaaaacataagagactcttaaatatggagaacaaacagagggttgctggaggggttgcgggggagatgggctaaatgggtaagggacattaaggaacctactcctgaaatcattattgcactatatgctaactaacctggatgGTTAgtgctataaaattaaaatataaataaattatttttaaaaataccattcatTTGTAGGCCCACGAAGAAGAGACCAGAACATAGAACTCAAAAATGATTTGTCTAAACCCCATCCCTGAAAATTTCTAGCTAATTCCAGAGAATTTgtggctagatttttttttatgtttttttatttatttttgacacagacagagacagagcatgagagggggaggggcagagagaaggaaacacagaatcagaagtaggctccaggctctgagctggctgtcagcacagagcctgacgcggggctcgaacccacgaacgtgagatctgacctgagccgaagccggaggcctaaccgactgagccacccaggcgcccccagatttttatatattagggGTTAGAGATGAGAAAAGGGAACAGGAGACAGGAAGAAATAGTCCAAATTGATACATAAATGAAATTCTAAACACCAACTTGTAGTGTGATTATGCTTCAAAACAGGCTTAAattaattcagaattttaaaCCTTCTTTAAAATCCAGTTACACAACANNNNNNNNNNNNNNNNNNNNNNNNNNNNNNNNNNNNNNNNNNNNNNNNNNNNNNNNNNNNNNNNNNNNNNNNNNNNNNNNNNNNNNNNNNNNNNNNNNNNTTCCCATTTACAGGGggacaaaaatgtgaaaataccCTATTTCCTGGGAACTTTCAGACACTAAAGATCAATTTCTAGCCTCAATAATTCACAAAGGTTTTCTGGGCAAGGTCTGATTTAGAAGGCCCATCTGTAAAATcacatttgtccatttctctttcGTGCATATACCCCCAAACAAGCACAAATGCCTGTAATGCTGAGTGCCACACCTAGCAAGAGAGCGATTGCATCTCCAGCTTCTACTGCTTCAACAGGCAGCACCAAGAGCAGTGAAATGAGGACCAAGAACAAATGTGCTGAAACTGAAGCCATGATGTTGGAATCTTCACGTATCTGGATCTTGAGAGCAGAAAGTTTCTAGAAATCAAACAAGGCAACAAAAAGGAATCATTAAAATTTTCCACTTTTTCAAAGGACACTATGAGTACATAAATAACAATCCATATgaccttttaaatttaaatttcagaaccATTTCCCCATTTTAAAGGTAGGAAAAAACAGGTAAGTTTACATAAAAGGTTTTCAAGATGGTCATTTGAGGCTAATCGCCCCTTCCCATTATAATTCCTTGACTCTAGCAATGTTTCCACAGGCTATCATGTCAACACCTTGTGAATTAAGTAAGCAAATTAACAGAACATAAttaagaacaaacagaaaacaacactAGACACTCGGAAACTTACAATATCCTAGTATTTTGAGTAAATGTgagtaaaaattacattttcttaggATTTCTCCCACCCAGGAAATTCAGACAAATTTGGCAAAAGTCACGCAATATGTAAGTCTGTGAAGTTGTGGGGGAATTAGTAGGACTTACCAAATAAAGTATTTATGAATAATTCTGATTCGAAATACTCCCTGGAGTTCCGGATGCTGAGGCTAAGAGGTTCCACGTGACAGAGCCTAGTATCAGAAAAGGGTaggatttaaaaattactcatcatcatcaccatcattattttAAGGACACAGCCACAGTGCAGGAGTAAGTCGTTCGTAAGAGAGAGTAATGGATAATAACTAGAGAAAACAGTTTGTTTAGGCAGGCGAACTAGATTTAAAGTTGGTCAGTTTGCCGGCACaggaaaagctaaaaataaatcgAACCCAGAGAAGGTTTGTGCCATGATTTGAtattaagactttaaaaacaatCCCTGCTTTGTCCCGGAGAAGTGCAAATATCCTTGTTTTACAAATATACTAAGCAATCTTAAGTTTCCTTGGGTGACGAGTTCGTACATTACCTTCCTGGAAGCAGCCATTACAGGAATGGCGAGGAGGGCGGGGTCTCCAAACTACACTTCCCACAATCCCCGCTGCCGACGTCTCCCAGGATGCGCCGGCGCGCTTCCCGGTAACTGGTTGAGGGAGTGACTAGCACGCGCAACCGGGAGGAGACTGGGAGGAGCTCGCCTGTGGGTCTTCCTCACAGGGCGCAGAATTTTACTGGTAAAGTGGTTTACAGTTTGTACAGACgctaagaatgagataaagaatTGACAGCACAAGGTTTTTACCCTATTTAAGGTGTCGACACACACACATAGTCATATCTTTTCATTGAGTGAAATGAGGACACAACTGAGGGAAGATAGCACCCGAGAAGAGTCATTTGTTTCAGACGCTTTTAAACTAGCAGCTTCCAACATTTTGAAGCAGGGAATCCCGTTACCCATCTTCCTATACTTTATGacgttttgttaattctttttaagCAATAGGGAAAACACGTTTAATtagacattttggaaaatgttaaaaCGTTTGTAGGGAAAAGCAAAGTTTAGGATAAAGGGTTTATAGGAAGATACCTATTCAGGTTCTAGAGTTGAGTTTTCCCATTAGTTAAAGAGTGTTAGTGATTCTTCtcaattatgtttttataatacCCAACCTAATTGCCCCCAAGTATTAAaagatatgaaattattattttaaaatcgtGAGTTGTTTCCATATGTAAGCCAATCCTTTCTGAAAGACATTCTTGAGTTCTAGTACCTGTGAAGTCCTTAATGAAACTTTCTAGTAACCTAGTTTTCTTAACCCTGATTTGCTGATTCGGGTATTATTTGGCACCGTCAGAGGGTAAGTTATTAATGACGTGGGTTATGGATGAAGTCACTACGCTGTCTGAAAGCCCATCTCTTGGTTATAGCGGGTACTTTCAGCTCGGTGCCTATAATTAGCACGTAATCTTGTATTGCACATTATCCTTTTCCATAAATGTTATCAATCTCTCTAAACTGACAGCAAAGCTTTATATTCCTATCTTCCACCACAAACCCAGCACTAAAGTGGGCTAATcataattatttgaataaatacgTGTGCCAACAAGGTTTACTGAGACAAGTGCCAAATAAACCAAACCAAGGTCTCTTGCATATTAGAAGTCTGAGGATACCTACACAGTAATATTGTTAGCATTGCTTCTCTAAACTTGATTGTTTTAGCAAAGTTTTGTCTTTGCCTCCTTATCTTTGAACTGCTTTTAGTTTTGTACCTTTCTAATcaagtatatttgaaatatattactgttgtgcccaagtttttaaaatcaccccaaaacaaacaccagagactgctagggagatgGAGTCaggcctgcaaaagcaaagggcctttattacaagcttaagctcggccTCATAGTCTCCAGCCAACCCACTGGCCAcctggagagagccccgaacaaaggcagggcagggccttttatacctttgggagggggagttacaggaaatgatgacaggtgtacagtgatccaatccctgccccccccattaACACTGGCAGTGTGGGAACCagtcacaccatccggagcactgaccaatcagagtgggcccaggacgccccacgtggggcatgactaggcccgcctctagaaaggtcaaaggtaatgGCAGGCCTTCCCCaattgggcgctgcaggagttgtccctccttaatgcgtgccctttaagtaaaggggaaggctggatcagacCTGCTGCCGGGGGGAACGCCCCCCCCACGGCGCCTGGCGCATCTCCACCACGGAGGTGCGCCTTGACCGGCTCCAGGAAGGTTGGGACGTcctggtggtgagggccggatcggacctgcatccttacattacAAAATATTCTCATGTATTCTACTGTGAACATTTTggggattttatttttccctttatgtgtATTAAAGTTAGCAAAAGTCAGCAGACTATTTTGAAGTTAGTGTTATTGCAAGTTTGCTTCTAGATGTGTCAACATTGAAGATAATGGTTTGATTTTATGTTTCAAGAGTCTGTGGAtggtaaaatgctttttctttaaaatattaagaggTCACTTAATGACTTGAATCATCTGAAAAAGAGTGGCAGAAGTCTGCAGGAGTGTTTTGGGGCCAAGtagttttaatgaattaattaattttttaataaatgtttttatttatttttgagagaaagagcatgagtgggggagggacagagagcgagaagGGAGGAGgtgaagatccaaagcaggctgtataCTGATAACagccagcccaatgtgggcctcaaactcatcaactgtgagatcttgacctgaatggatgtcagacactcagctgactgagccacccaggtgcccccaagtaagttttaaataaagttgGTTAACTTTCCCTAATGATCCACCCACCCCGGTTGGGCATTTTAACAACCAAATTGGTATATATGCTTTTATGTGCCTTTTTCCAGTCCTAGTAGCTAAGTAGTATGGTATTCTAGTTCTCAGTTTTTTCTTACTACtctagtgatttaaaaataatctaataatttATTCCTTTGCTTAAAACTCTCCAGCTCCACCAAATTAAGCTGAAATCCAAACTCTTTATCAAGGCTCACAAAACCCTATGCATTCTGGCCTCTTTCTGCATTTTTGATGTCAATTCACTACTCACCCATGCTTATTCCATTCCAGTCACATTTATCTGTTTGCTCTTTCTTAAACATGTCAATGGTGTTGTTTCCTATCGAATTTTTCCTTGCTGTTGTCTCTGCCAGTGATACTTTTCTCAtgagcatttaatttttttcttttcttccttttttttttttaactttttatacccagtgctcatcataacaaagGCCCTCTCTTatactcatcacccatctagcccatctcccactcactgCCCTCTGTCacccctcggtttgttctctgttgttaggggtctcttgtggtttgtttccctctctcctcttttttcccctttcctatatgttcatctgttttgtttcttaaattccacagatgaatgaaatcatatggtatttgtctttcttggattgacttatttcacttagcataatgtattctagctccatccaccttgctgtaaatggcaagatttcattctttttgatggctgagtaagattccagtatacacacacacacacacacacacacacacacacacatatatacacatacaccacatcttctttatccattcatcagttgatggacatttgggctatttacataatttggctattgtagataatgctactataaacatataaacattatggtgcatgtaccccttcaaatctatatttttgtatcctttgggtaaataactagtagtgcaattgctggatcatagggtagttctatttttagttatgTGAGGAGCCTCCGGACTATTTGCTGGAGTATCTGTaccagtgcaagagggttcctcttttaCTGCCCCCTTGCcaacactttgttttcttttgttaattttagctattctgaaaggtatgaggtggtatctcaacatggttttgatttgtatttccttgatgatgagtgatgttgagcatcttttcatgtgcctgttagcaatctggatgtcttctttggaaaactgtctattcatgttttctgcgcattccttcactggattatttgctttttgagtgttgagtttgataagttcttcatagattttggctactaaccctttatcagatatgtcacttgcaaatgtcttctcccattctataggctgccttttagttttgttgattgtttcctttgctgtactgaagccatttatttatttatttatttatttatttatttattttaaatgtttatttatttagagagggaaagggagggggaagggggagggggagagggcagaaagagagagggaaagtgagaaatCCTgtgcaggctttgtgctgtcagtagagactgacaccaggcttgaacccatgaactattaagatcatgacctgagccaaaatcaagagtcagatgcttaaccaactgagccacataggtgccccctcccccaaagcttTTTATTCAGATGcagtcccaaaagtttatttttgcttttgtttctcttgcctcaggagacatatctagaaaaaaagttgctatggctgatgtcagagaaattacttcctgtgctcttttctataatttttgtggtttcaggtctcacatttagattttttaatccattttgaacttatttttgtgaatggcatAAAAaaatagtccagtttcattcttttgcatgttgctgttcagttttcccagcacaatttgttgaagagactatctttatccattgagtattctttcctgctttgtcaatgtagttgtgggtccatttctgggttttctgttctgttccactgatctgtttgtgccaataccatattgtcttgatgactacagcctTGTAAgacagcttgaaatctggaatcatgatgcttccagttttgtttttctttttcaggattgctttgacccttcagggtcttttgtggttccatacaaattgtaggattgtttgttctggctctgtgtaatgctgttggtattttgatagggattgtattgtatgtatagattgctttgggaggtatagatattttaataatatttgttcgtccagtccatgagaatggaatgcttttccatttttttgtgtccatttcaattacttttataagtattatatagttttcagagcacagatcatttacttctttagttaggtttattcctaggtatctaatcgtttttggtgcagttgcaaatgggattgattctttaatttcttctgctGCTTagttattggtgtataaaaatgcaacagatttctgcatgttgattttatatcctgcaattttgctgaattcatgtattagttctatcAATTATTTGGTGGAGGCTtctggattttctacatagagtattatgttgtctgcaaatagtggaagtttgacctcttccttgctgatttggatgtcttttatttctttttgttgtctgattgctgaggctaagactttcagtactatattaaatagtAATTCCCACCAACTTTTTAAAGGCTGTTTCCTCAAGGTCATTCAAGgttctgctcaaatgtcaccttcttccCTGAGCACATCACAAAAGCAATCTCTTCCATCACAATATGTCCACTTGcctgctttatttcttcctcatagTACCTATCATTAACGGAAattacattatgtatatattcatttgtttataatgTGAAAATTCCATGAAGAGCAGGAAATATTTCTGTCTTATTATTCACTACTAAGTTCCCAGCTACTACAACAGTGTCTATGACAATAGATACTTAGGAGGTATTTTGTGAATTAATGAATAATGCTAGTATAAGACTACAATTTGATTAATATTTACTTGCCTATATTCTATTCATGGTAGGAACTACCTTATATGTAGGAAGCATTTGGGCTAAAGTATGAAGATACTTGATTATCTAGACTGAGATTACTTTGAGTCTTCATTCAAAATTTGGACTTAACGTATTTCCCCCATAATACTATTAACAAGaatttacatttatgtatatataagatGTAGTAGCatctattaaaacatttttttatgtttttatttattgttgagacaaacagagcatgagtgggggaggggcagagagagagagggagacacagaatccgaagcagacttctggctctgagctgtcagcacagagcacaaggtagggctcaaacccacgaactcatgacctgagctgaagtcagacatttacccgactgagcctcccaggtgccccaagacgtAGTAGCATCTATCTAACACAGGAACAACTTTGTTCAAGAACTTGTCTGTAATGGCCCCTACTTAACTCCCTCTGTCCACTAGGAGCATCAGGATCTTGACAACAAATGTGGATTAAGTCTACCTGAATcgtgtatttttttccttcccaatacttgaaatgttttctttaaacacTTCTTAATGTTGGATGAATGGTATTGGCATTTTTGGTGGGACAGTGCTTTGTTGTGCAGACACAATATTGCAGGATCTTTAGCATCCTGAGCCCATTCCCACTAGATAGGATCAGTAGGATCAATAGGATCCCCCAGGCACGAGGACAACCAGGTGCCCTCACACATTGCCAAATACTCTTTTGTTGTAGATACTGTTCCTAGTTGAGAACCATTCCAGGtttcatgaataaatgaaaggtgTAGTTGAGAGCAGAATGaagcaaaacaacaaagaatTCATACACACGtttatatgtgtacacacacacgtatatacaaACACACCAGCACTGCAGTGTCTTAATGATTAAGAACTTCTTCCTCTAAGTATGctggttttatgttttgtgttatttacagattcttttctttccctgccaGCTCTCTGCCAGACAGCTTCCACTGGTCACTTTCTTATAACAGCACTGATATGTAGATTGAAGTGAGATTTCAGCCTTTATATCTGCCACTCAGTTTAGTCTTGAAGCTGGAGAGAGGTAATATGATATAGTATAAGGGATATTAGTTTTTCCCTTGGTGGCTTTGTGggtttggatatttattttatctctttgagaCTCAGTTCTCTTTCACAAATATGTTGTCAATGAAACGTTTTTAAAGTGACTGAAAAACTGACCAGACACCAGTACTTCTGAATTCCTcctttaattgtatttctatatctCTAGTTAGTGGGTAAGAGTTAGGGTCTCTGGGGTTAGAATCCTACCTCTGCTGCTTACTAGCTTATTTACTCATAAAATTGGGTATAATAGTATGTCCTTGGTATGTAtagtatgaggattaaataaattaattcctgAAATTAATAGCTGGCATGTAGTAAGTCTCACTGAATATtaactacttaatttttttactattttctattaATCATGTACATGAATTATGAGGTCTCTTAGATATGGTTTTCTCTCTACTGTAAATGTGCTATTATGCAGACACACATAATAAATAACAGATGGCTGTGGAAACTTTGGATACAGACACATTTTAGGTCCAATAGGCTTTGGGCTGAGGGCTGATTAGAAATATTCCCCTATTACTTTAAGTCTGGTGTAGTTGCTTTAAAAAACCATCTGGCTATTGCCCTGATGTCTTTTTCTATTGAACTATTTCATACCCATTGGGggttatatttatgtttaaaacatattATCCACCTGGCTGGATAATTATTATATCATTAATTCATCATATTAAGTTTGGGAAAGTTTCAAAAGTATGTTTAAGAGGGTCCAGGTATGGGTGAATAGCCTCAAGAAATCATTTGGCTGCAGTGATCTCTAGGGTAACCTtaacaaaacccaacaaacaaagaagcaaactctttatttgctttgaattctatttctaattaCAGTAGCTAATCTGTAATTCTGTACTGCTTTTCTCATAAATTACAGCAATGTAAAAGGCAGCATTAGAAGCTTTGCTAAAAGGGAATTATAATTGAGACTCTGGGCTCAGAAGTATGTATGACTTCTGATAGATTGTTATGGGATGACTAATTGCAGATCTTGTAGGACAGAcagaaatacttttatattatgCCCAATAAATGAAACTTCACACAGTGGTTGAACATGGTACCAAGattttttatcttactttctTGGTTTCAGTAAGATCAACTGTTGAAGAGGATAAATATTCTCCTTGTGACCCCTACTTAGAATTCATTTGCTTGTACTCTACAGAGGAAAGagctctattttgtcaaatagcttataaaaatcatgtttgtttctttttaaagtttatctttgaTTTATAAGTCAAGAGTTGTATAAATGGCTTTGATTAGTTTATGAGGTACCCTGTAATTTGAAATGTAAGCCCAGGGATTACTAGTATTCAGTGATGTAGAGGCAGGGATTAATTTGtgcaatataataaatataataatctCTTCCATTCCTTTGACCCTAACCTCCCTTTTGATTTTTAACATGCCCAAAAACCATTCTAATGAACTATTATTATCTAGCTGTAACTCAGATATTTTGTCTAGATCACAGCTCAGGACAATAACTGCCATGTTGTACATCTGTAGTCCCTTTTCTAAAAGAGACCCATCATTTTCTTAGCAGTACTAGAGAGATGAGCAGCTTCTTCTGTGCCCAGCATCTGCCAGCAACAAGTTCTCCCTGTGAACATATTTGAAAGCAACATGAACCACAATTCCTCTGAAGCATTGCCACACTCCAATTTCTCCCTCAAGCTGTCTGATTGCTTCTGCAGGCTTCAATATAGTTCCTCCTTAGCATTAAGTATCTAGGGTTATCAAATTTAGAATTTGTTCTCTCAATTCAAGAGAACCTAAGTCTATACCACCCTTCATTAAAATAGAGACCACTGGTAGCCAGTAATAGTCAGAGATAAAGAACACTACTTTAGTTACTTATCTGAGTGGTGGAGGGCAACATTTACCAAGTCAGTTGTTATCAAGAAATGGTTTCAGAGAAGAATGGAAAAGTGGTTCTGCTTACTTTATAACTATTAGAAGTGAGTCACTGGTAGGCCTTGAAGGAAGACACTTATGGGATCGATCAGAAGAAGGAGGATGAGTTAACATCAGGATTTTGCAGCGATTGGTATGGATGTCAGGGAATTCATAAAAATTGAGGTTTTTCTCATTAGTCATTGAGTCAAGCCAAGTGAGTAGAGACATTTTATTGGAACTTCGCAATGAAAAAAGACCAATCCAGAGCTGCTCAGTATCTCCCATCCATAATAGGACATTTTATCATTGATATCATTACATTAGAGCTAATTAATCATTAGGTTA
The genomic region above belongs to Suricata suricatta isolate VVHF042 chromosome 2, meerkat_22Aug2017_6uvM2_HiC, whole genome shotgun sequence and contains:
- the LOC115305589 gene encoding small integral membrane protein 30-like, with translation MASVSAHLFLVLISLLLVLPVEAVEAGDAIALLLGVALSITGICACLGVYARKRNGQM